The Candidatus Eremiobacteraceae bacterium genome has a window encoding:
- a CDS encoding VOC family protein, producing MITGVDLFGFTVRDKAKTVAFYRDVLGLKPTDEDADGAEFTFPDGTTFGIYQPPGGDIPLGGGVMFAVPDAKKAVDYYRSRGVQLSDVMEGRVCFMSFGTDPEGNSFMIHQRKNIG from the coding sequence ATGATCACGGGAGTCGACCTGTTCGGTTTTACCGTTCGCGACAAGGCGAAGACCGTCGCGTTTTATCGTGACGTCCTGGGCCTTAAGCCGACCGACGAGGATGCTGACGGAGCCGAGTTCACATTTCCCGACGGCACGACGTTCGGGATCTACCAACCGCCGGGAGGTGATATTCCGCTCGGCGGCGGTGTCATGTTCGCGGTACCTGATGCGAAGAAGGCGGTCGATTACTATCGCTCGCGCGGCGTCCAGCTGAGCGACGTCATGGAGGGACGGGTCTGCTTCATGTCGTTCGGCACCGATCCCGAAGGCAATAGCTTCATGATCCACCAGCGAAAGAATATCGGTTGA